In Castanea sativa cultivar Marrone di Chiusa Pesio chromosome 6, ASM4071231v1, a single window of DNA contains:
- the LOC142640590 gene encoding serine carboxypeptidase-like 27, with product MGLSVVSVVCILSLLVGTCFASSQLSDRITELPGQPKNVGFAQYSGYVTVNEQAGRALFYWLVETPASRKPESRPLVLWLNGGPGCSSVAYGAAEEIGPFHIRPDGKTLYLNPYAWSNLANLLFLESPAGVGFSYTNTSSDLYTAGDQKTAEDAYTFLVNWFERFPQYKHRDFYIAGESYAGHYVPQLSQIVYQRNKGVQNPIINFKGFLVGNAVTDDYHDYVGTFEYWWTHGLISDSTYHILRVACDFGSSQHPSLECMKALNVAVLEQGRIDPYSIYTRPCNNTQSLKRKLKGHYPWMSRAYDPCTERYSEVYFNHPEVQKALHANLTRISYPWKTCSDVVGNYWADSPLSMLPIYQELIAAGLRIWVYSGDTDAVVPVTATRYSIDALKLPTITNWYPWYDNGKVGGWSQVYKGLTFVTVTGAGHEVPLHRPRQAFILFKSFLENKPLPS from the exons ATGGGCCTATCTGTAGTCTCTGTTGTTTGCATATTGTCCCTTCTTGTAGGAACTTGTTTTGCTTCGTCTCAACTGAGTGATAGGATCACTGAGTTGCCAGGGCAGCCAAAGAATGTGGGGTTCGCTCAGTATTCAGGTTATGTGACTGTGAATGAGCAAGCTGGGAGAGCATTGTTTTACTGGTTGGTTGAGACACCGGCTAGTCGTAAACCTGAGTCAAGGCCACTAGTGCTTTGGCTCAATGGTGGTCCAGGTTGCTCTTCTGTTGCTTATGGTGCAGCTGAAGAGATAGGACCTTTTCACATTAGGCCTGACGGGAAGACACTTTACTTAAATCCCTATGCTTGGAGCAATT TGGCAAATTTACTGTTCCTCGAATCTCCAGCTGGTGTTGGTTTTTCGTATACGAATACGTCATCAGATTTGTACACAGCGGGTGATCAGAAGACAg CCGAAGATGCATATACATTTCTTGTCAATTGGTTCGAAAGGTTTCCACAGTATAAGCACAGGGATTTCTACATTGCTGGAGAAAGTTATGCAG GTCACTATGTTCCTCAGTTATCTCAAATTGTTTACCAAAGAAACAAGGGAGTCCAGAACCCAATTATTAACTTTAAGGGATTTCTG GTGGGAAACGCTGTTACTGATGATTACCATGATTATGTTGGCACCTTTGAGTATTGGTGGACCCATGGTTTGATTTCAGATTCCACCTATCACATACTACGAGTTGCCTGTGATTTTGGGTCATCTCAGCACCCCTCATTGGAATGCATGAAGGCTCTCAATGTTGCTGTGCTGGAGCAGGGAAGGATTGATCCATATAGCATTTACACTCGGCCTTGCAATAACACTCAATCATTGAAGCGCAAGTTAAAGGGCCATTAT CCATGGATGTCAAGAGCATATGATCCCTGCACCGAAAGGTACTCTGAAGTGTACTTCAATCACCCAGAAGTTCAGAAGGCACTCCATGCAAATTTAACTCGGATTTCTTATCCATGGAAAACATGCAG TGATGTCGTTGGTAATTACTGGGCGGATTCTCCACTCTCTATGCTTCCTATTTACCAAGAACTCATTGCTGCTGGTCTTAGGATATGGGTAtacag TGGAGACACTGATGCGGTGGTTCCTGTGACTGCAACTCGTTACTCCATTGATGCCCTGAAGCTACCAACTATTACCAACTGGTACCCATGGTATGACAATGGGAAG GTTGGTGGCTGGAGTCAAGTATACAAAGGATTGACATTTGTCACTGTAACTGGAGCAGGACATGAGGTTCCACTTCATCGCCCTCGCCAGGCTTTCAttctttttaaatcatttttggAGAACAAGCCATTGCCAAGCTAA